The DNA segment AGTCCGGTTGATTACGGGGTCGTAAAAGCACGCCTTGGTGACCCCTGCCTTCAAATTGTCCGAGACGATCTGGGCGGTCACACCACCGAAGAAATCCAAAGCGCGGACATGGCTTGCGATCCAATCCGGTAGGGATTGCGTCCAGGTCGCCTCGACAAATGTATAGTTCGATGCCCCCAGAACAGCGACAAACACCTGTGCCGTGCGCACCTCCCCGGTCTCGGGGTCAATCACATCGATCGTATGGCCGGCATAATCGACGAACAGGCGCTCACCTGCAGGATGGCGCTGTCGCATCACCGGCGACAGCTTGCCTTCCCAGCGTGTGTAAAGTTCGCAAAACCGGGAGTATCCATACCCATCAGGATGATCAGCGCGATATTCTTCCCACAACAGCATCAACGTCACGCCCTTGCGGCGCAACTCGCGGTGAATGCAGGGCCAGTTAGGCTCGGTCGCGCGGTTCGCAATATCACGCGCCGTGCGTGGGTAAATCAGGCGCTCAAGGTCGGTGTCAGACATCTCTGGTGGTAGCGGCCAGCTCAGATCAACCTCGGCAGCGCGATCCAGATAGGCCTTAACCGTTGTCCGCCCAATCGTCAGGCTGACACCAATTTTACGGGTCGAAAGACCCTCGGCTGATAGCCGCAAAACATCTCGTATCTTCCGCATTGGCAATCTCTTCATCGGGCTTCCTTCCAGACTAAAAAGCCAGACGGTAGCCAGTTACAGATTGCCTCGCAGCATCACATCACAGGGTGGCCGGATGCTCCGGAATCAGTGGCCGGATAAAATCGGAATGGGTGGCCGGATACTTTCGGAATCACTGGCCGGATGACCCCGGAATACGCAAGATGGAGCGCCGCGTGAGCAAATCTGCGATGCCCTCGTGCTGACTGGGCGGCTCTTGGCCCAGAAGCCGAAGGACAAGAACAAGATCTACAGCCTGCATGAACCCGAGGTCGATTGCATCTCGAAGGGCAAGGCGCGTGTGCGCTACGAGTTCGGCACCAAGGTCTCCGTCTCCGCTACCATCGCGGAAGGCTTCATCGTCGGCGCACGCTCCATGCCCGGCAACCCATATGACGGGCACACTCTGCAAGAGGCGCTGGATCAGGTCGAAGTGCTGACTGACATCCGCCCGTCATTGGCCGTCGTGGACCGGGGCTATCGCGGCCATGGTGTGACGCGAACCCGCGTATTGATCAGTGGCATGCGCAAAGGCATCACGCCCATGCTGGCAAAACTGTTGCGAAGGCGCAGCGCCATCGAAGCCGAGATCGGACACATGAAAACTGACGGTCGACTGACACGCTGCCCTCTCAAGGGCACTGGAGGAGATGCGATCTTCGCTGTTCTCTGTGCCTGCGGCCACAATATCCGCAAGATACTGGCCCATCTCAGGGCTATTTTGGCACTCATCATAGCAACGCTCTTAGCCGCTATATGGCACCGTCCGACCAATCAGATCGAGCCACAAGCCGCTTGAGCAGGCAAAATACGTTGTTCAGGATGAACTATGTAAGGTCGTGAACACGAGCAACCGTCATGGGGTTGTTAAACGCTTAGTTGAATTGCCAAGAGCGGCTATCGGAGGGGTGCGATGCAGGTCGGCTGTGTAGCAGCAGAGCCGGTGATGACTACCAACCGCCAAGCGCGGGACGGTATCGTCGCCATCGCACCGTCGACAGAGCGACTTTTTTCGGCGGGGGCTGTTAGCTGAGCCCTAGCGCGATCCGGATTATGCGCCGCGCCGAAGAACTTCGGTTCCAATAGCCTTCGCCGTCATCATCCCGCCCTCAACAATCGGGACACCGCGCAATATGACAGTTTCGGGCCAGCCTGTCACCTCGAAGCCTTCGTAAGGGCTGTAATCCGAGGCATCGTGCAGGTCGCTATGCTTGATCGTTCTGCGTATCTGTGGGTCCCAGATCGTGATATCGGCATCTGCACCGATGGCGATGGTGCCTTTTTGTGGATACATGTCATATGCGCGGGCATGGTTCGTTGACGTTAGCGCCACGAAACGTGTCAGATCAATACGCCCCTTCATGACGCCCTCGGAAAACAAGATAGGCAAGCGTGTTTCGATCCCCGGGATTCCGTTTGGAATGTGCCTGAAACTACGCAGCCCCTCTGGATTGCGTTTGCCCTGAGCGTCATCGTAGCGGAACGGACAGTGGTCTGATGAAAAGAGATCGAACAGACCAGATTGAAGTCCAAGCCAGCAGTTTTTCTGCTCTGCCGTGTCCCGCGGCGGCGGCGAGCATACGAACTTCGCCCCTTCCCAGTTTTCCCGCGAAAGGTCGTTGGCCTCAAGCACAAGATACTGAGGGCAGGTTTCGGCCGTGATGTTGACGCCGCGCGCACGCGCGCGCGCGATCTCGTCTATTGCGGCACCGTTAGAGACGTGGACGATGACGATCGGAACGTCAACGACTTCGGCGAGGGTCAAGGCGCGGTGGGTGGCCTCTCGTTCGGCGGCCACGGGCCGGGTCGTGGCGTGGGCACGCGGCGCGAGATCGCCCGCTTCCGCCGCACGGGCCGCGAGGAACGCGATGACATCCTCGTTCTCGCAATGGACCATGACTTT comes from the Roseinatronobacter monicus genome and includes:
- the hydA gene encoding dihydropyrimidinase, whose amino-acid sequence is MPYDLVITNGTVATAADVFKADIGIHDGRIVQIGGDMGSATRVIDAAGKYVLPGGIDSHVHIAQPSGPGIVMADDFDSATRAAAFGGNTTVMPFCLQERGQSLTTAFRDYRQKAEGAHVDFGFHMIVTDPTPQVLGQELPALIEEGQRSVKVFMSYEAMRLDDAGILATMDVARRHGAKVMVHCENEDVIAFLAARAAEAGDLAPRAHATTRPVAAEREATHRALTLAEVVDVPIVIVHVSNGAAIDEIARARARGVNITAETCPQYLVLEANDLSRENWEGAKFVCSPPPRDTAEQKNCWLGLQSGLFDLFSSDHCPFRYDDAQGKRNPEGLRSFRHIPNGIPGIETRLPILFSEGVMKGRIDLTRFVALTSTNHARAYDMYPQKGTIAIGADADITIWDPQIRRTIKHSDLHDASDYSPYEGFEVTGWPETVILRGVPIVEGGMMTAKAIGTEVLRRGA